A stretch of the Tannerella serpentiformis genome encodes the following:
- a CDS encoding NADH:ubiquinone reductase (Na(+)-transporting) subunit D, with the protein MGLSAKNKEILFNPLSKDNPVIVQMLGICSALAVTVKLQPALVMAISVTAVVAFANVIISLLRKTIPNRIRIIIQLVVVAALVTIVNEILKAFAYDVSKQLSVYVGLIITNCILMGRLEAFALGNKPWESFLDGVGNGAGYGIILVVVAFVRELFGSGTLLGFRIIPQAVYDAGYVNNGLMIMPPMALILCAVIVWIHRARNKDLQEK; encoded by the coding sequence ATGGGTTTATCAGCAAAGAATAAAGAGATCCTGTTCAACCCCCTGAGCAAGGACAATCCGGTCATCGTGCAAATGCTGGGCATCTGCTCGGCCCTGGCCGTGACCGTCAAACTGCAGCCGGCGCTCGTCATGGCCATCTCCGTGACGGCCGTCGTGGCCTTCGCCAACGTCATCATTTCGCTGCTCCGCAAAACGATCCCCAACCGCATCCGCATCATCATCCAGTTGGTCGTTGTGGCCGCGTTGGTGACGATCGTCAACGAGATACTCAAGGCCTTCGCCTACGATGTCAGCAAGCAGCTCTCCGTCTACGTCGGGCTGATCATCACGAACTGTATCCTGATGGGGCGCCTCGAGGCCTTCGCCTTGGGCAACAAGCCCTGGGAGTCGTTCCTCGACGGTGTGGGCAATGGCGCCGGCTACGGCATTATCCTCGTCGTCGTAGCCTTCGTCCGCGAGCTCTTCGGATCGGGCACACTGCTCGGTTTCCGCATCATCCCGCAAGCTGTCTACGATGCAGGCTACGTCAACAACGGCCTGATGATCATGCCTCCGATGGCCCTCATCCTCTGCGCCGTCATCGTATGGATACACCGTGCACGCAACAAGGATTTGCAAGAGAAGTAA
- the nqrE gene encoding NADH:ubiquinone reductase (Na(+)-transporting) subunit E: MDNLLSTFIRSIFVDNMIFAYYLGMCSYLAVSKNVKTALGLGLAVTFVQVCTLPINYLLENYVLKEGALAWLGAGFQDVNLSFLAFILFIAVIASFVQLVEMVIEKFAPALYSSLGIFLPLIAVNCAIMGGSLFMQQKAFDNVGIATVYGLGSGIGWMLAIVGMAAIREKLAYSDVPKPLRGLGIAFILTGLMGMAFMCFSGFKI, encoded by the coding sequence ATGGATAACCTATTAAGCACATTCATCCGGTCGATCTTCGTCGACAACATGATCTTCGCCTACTACTTAGGCATGTGTTCCTACCTCGCCGTGTCGAAGAACGTCAAGACCGCCCTCGGCCTCGGTCTGGCCGTCACCTTCGTCCAAGTCTGCACGCTACCGATCAACTACCTGCTCGAGAATTACGTCCTCAAAGAGGGCGCACTGGCCTGGCTCGGTGCGGGCTTCCAGGACGTCAACCTGAGCTTCCTGGCCTTCATCCTCTTCATCGCCGTGATCGCCTCGTTCGTGCAACTGGTCGAGATGGTAATCGAAAAGTTCGCCCCCGCGCTCTATTCATCGCTCGGCATCTTCCTGCCGCTCATCGCCGTGAACTGCGCCATCATGGGCGGCTCGCTCTTCATGCAGCAGAAAGCCTTCGACAACGTCGGCATCGCCACCGTCTACGGCCTCGGGTCGGGCATTGGCTGGATGCTGGCCATCGTCGGCATGGCCGCTATTCGCGAGAAGCTGGCCTATTCCGATGTCCCCAAACCGCTGCGTGGACTGGGCATCGCCTTCATCCTGACCGGCCTCATGGGTATGGCCTTCATGTGCTTCTCAGGGTTCAAAATTTGA